The Fibrobacter sp. UWT2 sequence CTAACTTGTTGGTTACCACCAATGTTTTTTCGATCATTGTTTTCCTCAGAAAAAATCCACGTTGATGTCTAGACCATCTTGTAAGATAATGCGCACCAAGCTGTCTGCCGAATGGACCGTCTTGACCAAATCGTCATGCAAAGTACGGTCGTTCAGCAAAATACCCACCGTGTTGTCCTTAGATTCGATCTTCTTCTGGACCTTCACGACGAGTTCGTCCAAATGGCTAGTCACTTGTTCCAATTCGCCCAGCAACTTGTCGGCGTTACCCATCACCTTTTCGGTGTTTGCAAACATATTGTCGATAGGCGGCTTAACGCCATCAATCAGGTTATTCACCTTAACCGTCACCTGGTTCAAGCCTTCCAAGCTCTTCCGGAGCTGCGGGTCGGCAGTATTCAGCATCACCAGAATGCGGTCTTCCAAGGTTTCAGCCTTCACAAGAAGGGTCTTGAAGCGTTCCTGGAATTCCGGGTTCACGATCGTCTGGTTCAAGGCCTGCTTCACCGATTCCAAGAGTACCTTCGTAGAGTCGCAAACCTCGCCCACAAGACCAAGGGCTTCGGCGATACCGGCGTCAAACTGGCCCGTAATGGTATCACCCGGAGCAAAGTAGCTCGACGAATCACCCAGGATCAT is a genomic window containing:
- a CDS encoding MlaD family protein — its product is MKKYSALYFSVGLVVILALIILVFGIFFLNEKDPRETFNTYYLRFTQVSTLVLDDPVKVNGVKLGKVESIDLAGHRVVVTIRLRTDVKIPKDSEIRVQNIGIMGERQIGMILGDSSSYFAPGDTITGQFDAGIAEALGLVGEVCDSTKVLLESVKQALNQTIVNPEFQERFKTLLVKAETLEDRILVMLNTADPQLRKSLEGLNQVTVKVNNLIDGVKPPIDNMFANTEKVMGNADKLLGELEQVTSHLDELVVKVQKKIESKDNTVGILLNDRTLHDDLVKTVHSADSLVRIILQDGLDINVDFF